The following are from one region of the Phycisphaerae bacterium genome:
- a CDS encoding DUF2383 domain-containing protein, with protein MANQEMIDNLSSLAQVDIDAVHAYDQAIDQIDADDEQIREKLIEYRQDHQRHVAELASEIRDLGGTPPEYSRDFKGFLIEGFTALRSLTGTEGALKAMKSNEGLTNRRYDEARTWHLTGSAKGVVERGFQDEQAHLQFIEETLHARVG; from the coding sequence GCACAGGTCGATATCGACGCGGTGCACGCGTACGACCAGGCGATCGACCAGATTGACGCGGACGACGAACAGATCCGCGAGAAACTGATCGAGTACCGCCAGGACCACCAGCGGCACGTGGCCGAACTGGCCAGCGAGATTCGCGATTTGGGCGGCACGCCGCCCGAGTACTCTCGCGACTTCAAGGGATTCCTGATCGAGGGCTTTACCGCCCTGCGGAGCCTGACCGGGACGGAAGGGGCGCTGAAGGCGATGAAGTCGAACGAGGGGTTGACCAACCGCCGTTACGACGAGGCGCGGACCTGGCACCTGACCGGTTCGGCCAAGGGCGTGGTCGAGCGCGGTTTTCAGGACGAGCAGGCTCACCTGCAGTTCATCGAGGAAACGCTGCACGCCCGCGTGGGTTGA